A single genomic interval of Nocardia bhagyanarayanae harbors:
- a CDS encoding IclR family transcriptional regulator, which yields MPGPIQSIERAAAILRVVAEAPFGVGVGELAGALGLPKATAHGLLRTLQRVGYIEQDDATGKYLIGAAALGLADARLDTNVLRSYAMNWADTLAARSGESVRIGALRGEGVSIVHHVFRPDGSEQTLRVGIELPLHATALGKVLLAYTPGLTERVASAPLPAYTRRTVTAPRAVHAEIARVRAQGHAEDVAEFAFERASVAAPLRDAGGRVVGALGVVGAVDRVTDPGVRPKLVELVRATASAVSRDLGADRPRVRR from the coding sequence GTGCCGGGACCGATTCAGTCGATCGAACGGGCCGCCGCGATCCTGCGGGTGGTCGCCGAGGCGCCCTTCGGCGTCGGCGTCGGTGAGCTCGCGGGCGCGCTCGGTCTGCCCAAAGCGACGGCCCACGGTCTGCTGCGCACCTTGCAGCGCGTCGGCTACATCGAGCAGGACGACGCCACCGGCAAGTACCTCATCGGCGCCGCGGCCCTCGGGCTCGCCGACGCCCGGCTCGACACCAACGTGCTGCGTTCCTACGCGATGAACTGGGCCGACACCCTGGCCGCGCGGTCCGGCGAGTCGGTGCGAATCGGTGCGCTGCGCGGCGAGGGCGTGTCGATCGTGCACCACGTGTTCCGGCCCGACGGCTCCGAGCAGACTCTCCGCGTCGGCATCGAACTGCCCTTGCACGCGACCGCGCTCGGCAAGGTACTGCTGGCCTACACACCGGGTTTGACCGAACGCGTCGCGAGTGCGCCGCTACCCGCTTACACCCGGCGCACGGTCACCGCGCCGCGCGCCGTGCACGCCGAGATCGCGCGGGTGCGCGCGCAGGGCCATGCCGAGGACGTCGCCGAGTTCGCCTTCGAGCGGGCGTCGGTGGCGGCGCCGCTGCGCGACGCCGGCGGACGGGTGGTCGGCGCGCTCGGCGTGGTCGGCGCCGTCGATCGGGTGACCGATCCCGGCGTCCGTCCCAAGCTCGTCGAGCTGGTGCGCGCCACCGCGAGCGCCGTCTCCCGCGACCTGGGCGCCGACCGCCCGCGGGTGCGCCGATGA
- the glpK gene encoding glycerol kinase GlpK yields the protein MLDLIGAVDQGTTSTRFMVFDHAGAVVARHQLEHEQILPRPGWVEHNPVEIWERTSAVIQTALNSHGLRAADLAAIGVTNQRETTVVWDRRTGRPYHNAIVWQDTRTDRIAAELETRAGELIRHRTGLPPATYFAGGKIRWLLENVDGLRAAAERGDALFGTIDTWLLWNLTGGVRGGVHVTDVTNASRTMLMNLETLDWDDELLALFDIPRAMLPSIRPSSDAEGYGRTTAQGPLAGEVPVAAAVGDQQAAMIGQVCLSAGEAKNTYGTGNFLLLNTGGTPVRSKNGLLTTVCYQFAGQAPVYALEGSIAVTGSAVQWLRDQLGIIQGASQSETLAGEVADNGGVYFVPAFSGLFAPHWRSDARGAIVGLTRYATNAHIARATLEAICYQTRDVADAMFKDSGVALEVLKVDGGVTANNLCMQIQADVLGVPVSRPVVSETTALGAAYAAGLAVGFWGGAEELRRNWRESARWQPEWTEPQRAAGYEGWRKAIGRTLDWAPAH from the coding sequence ATGCTTGACCTCATCGGTGCGGTCGATCAGGGGACCACGAGCACCCGCTTCATGGTCTTCGACCACGCGGGCGCGGTCGTCGCCCGGCACCAGCTCGAACACGAGCAGATCCTGCCGCGGCCCGGCTGGGTCGAGCACAATCCGGTCGAGATCTGGGAACGCACGTCGGCCGTCATCCAGACGGCGCTCAACTCGCACGGCCTGCGCGCCGCCGACCTGGCCGCGATCGGCGTGACCAATCAGCGCGAGACCACCGTGGTCTGGGACCGCCGCACCGGACGGCCGTACCACAACGCGATCGTCTGGCAGGACACCCGCACCGACCGGATCGCCGCCGAGCTGGAAACCCGTGCGGGAGAATTGATCCGCCACCGCACCGGGCTGCCGCCCGCCACCTATTTCGCGGGCGGCAAGATCCGCTGGCTGCTGGAGAACGTCGACGGCCTGCGGGCGGCGGCCGAGCGCGGCGATGCCCTGTTCGGCACCATCGACACCTGGCTGCTGTGGAACCTCACCGGCGGTGTCCGCGGCGGCGTGCACGTCACCGACGTGACCAACGCAAGCCGCACCATGCTGATGAACCTCGAGACCCTGGACTGGGACGACGAATTGCTCGCGCTGTTCGACATTCCGCGTGCCATGCTGCCGTCCATCCGCCCGTCCTCGGACGCCGAGGGCTACGGCCGGACCACCGCGCAGGGCCCGCTGGCCGGCGAGGTCCCGGTGGCCGCGGCGGTCGGCGATCAGCAGGCGGCCATGATCGGGCAGGTGTGCCTGTCCGCGGGCGAGGCCAAGAACACGTACGGCACCGGCAATTTCCTGCTGCTCAACACCGGGGGCACGCCGGTTCGGTCGAAGAACGGGCTGCTCACCACCGTCTGTTACCAATTCGCCGGACAGGCCCCGGTGTACGCGCTGGAGGGCTCGATCGCCGTCACCGGCTCGGCGGTGCAGTGGCTGCGCGACCAGCTCGGCATCATCCAGGGCGCCTCGCAGAGCGAGACGCTGGCGGGCGAGGTCGCCGACAACGGCGGGGTGTATTTCGTCCCGGCGTTCTCTGGCCTGTTCGCGCCGCACTGGCGCTCCGACGCGCGCGGCGCGATCGTCGGGCTGACCAGGTACGCCACCAACGCCCACATCGCGCGGGCCACCCTCGAGGCGATCTGCTACCAGACTCGCGATGTCGCCGACGCGATGTTCAAGGACTCCGGCGTCGCGCTGGAGGTGCTGAAGGTGGACGGGGGAGTCACCGCCAACAACCTCTGCATGCAGATCCAGGCCGACGTGCTCGGCGTGCCGGTGAGCCGTCCGGTGGTGTCGGAGACCACCGCGCTGGGCGCGGCCTACGCCGCGGGTCTGGCCGTCGGATTCTGGGGCGGCGCCGAGGAATTGCGGCGCAACTGGCGCGAATCCGCGCGCTGGCAACCGGAATGGACCGAGCCGCAGCGGGCCGCCGGATACGAGGGCTGGCGCAAGGCCATCGGCCGCACCCTCGACTGGGCGCCCGCGCACTGA
- a CDS encoding glycerol-3-phosphate dehydrogenase/oxidase, whose protein sequence is MVDRSLTAPVALDPAERSRALDAMASTELDVLVIGAGVVGAGAALDAVTRGLSVGLVEARDYASGTSSRSSKLVHGGLRYLKQLNFALVFEALRERSLILETLAPHLARPVEFVYPLERPGLDRAWVGAGVGVYDVLGAGRGVPQHHRHLGRRATLARFPGAKRGTVRGGVSFYEGQLDDARHTMMLARTAASHGALVASSARVVDFLREDGRIVGALVHDLESGRHIPVRAKRTVNAAGPWTDEIQEMLGGTRDFRIRTSKGVHIVVPRDRIDSETGLITETEKSLLFVIPCPWSEDHWVIGTTDTDWDHDLAHPAATRADIDYILAQVNRLLEQPIGHDDIVGVYAGLRPLLAGASEQTSALSREHTVATPVPGLVIVAGGKYTTYRVMAKDAIDAAVADLPGRVARSCTERVPLVGAHGYRELSLSRARLADEFGVDLATVEHLLGRYGSAVGELRDIIRAQPELGAPLGNSRYLRAEIVYAVTHEGALHLDDILTRRTRLSVETGDRGVLVAAEVARLVAPYLGWDEERIEREIETYRVRVEAELRANEQPDDRTADVVRLSAPDSRGIAGAPEGDRVSV, encoded by the coding sequence ATGGTCGACCGTTCTCTCACCGCCCCCGTCGCGCTGGACCCGGCGGAGCGCAGCCGCGCCCTGGACGCCATGGCGAGCACCGAACTCGACGTGCTGGTCATCGGCGCGGGCGTGGTCGGCGCGGGCGCCGCGCTCGACGCGGTGACCCGTGGGCTCAGCGTCGGGCTCGTCGAAGCCCGCGACTACGCCTCCGGCACCTCGAGCCGGTCGTCGAAGCTGGTGCACGGCGGCCTGCGCTACCTCAAGCAGCTCAACTTCGCCCTGGTCTTCGAGGCGCTGCGGGAGCGTTCGCTGATCCTGGAGACCCTCGCGCCGCACCTGGCCAGGCCCGTCGAGTTCGTCTACCCGCTGGAGCGTCCCGGTCTGGACCGGGCCTGGGTCGGCGCGGGCGTCGGCGTGTACGACGTCCTCGGCGCGGGACGCGGTGTGCCGCAGCACCATCGGCACCTCGGCAGGCGGGCCACCCTGGCGCGTTTCCCCGGCGCGAAGCGCGGGACCGTGCGCGGCGGCGTGAGCTTCTACGAGGGCCAGCTCGACGACGCGCGCCACACCATGATGCTGGCGCGCACGGCCGCGAGCCACGGCGCGCTGGTGGCCTCCAGCGCCAGGGTCGTCGACTTCCTGCGCGAGGACGGACGGATCGTCGGCGCGCTGGTGCACGACCTGGAGAGCGGTCGGCACATCCCGGTGCGGGCCAAGCGCACCGTCAACGCGGCGGGGCCGTGGACCGACGAGATCCAGGAAATGCTCGGCGGGACACGTGATTTCCGTATCCGCACCTCCAAGGGCGTGCACATCGTCGTCCCGCGCGATCGCATCGACTCCGAGACCGGTCTGATCACCGAGACCGAGAAGAGCCTGCTGTTCGTGATCCCGTGCCCGTGGAGCGAGGACCACTGGGTCATCGGCACCACCGACACCGACTGGGACCACGATCTGGCCCATCCCGCCGCCACCCGCGCCGACATCGATTACATTCTCGCCCAGGTGAATCGGCTGCTGGAGCAGCCCATCGGCCACGACGACATCGTCGGCGTCTACGCCGGACTGCGGCCGCTGCTGGCGGGCGCCTCCGAGCAGACCAGCGCGCTCTCGCGCGAGCACACCGTGGCGACGCCGGTGCCGGGCCTGGTGATCGTCGCGGGCGGTAAGTACACCACCTACCGGGTGATGGCCAAGGACGCCATCGATGCGGCCGTCGCGGATCTGCCGGGGCGCGTCGCCCGGTCGTGCACCGAGCGGGTGCCGCTGGTCGGCGCGCACGGGTACCGCGAGCTGTCGCTGTCCCGTGCTCGCCTCGCCGACGAGTTCGGCGTCGACCTGGCGACCGTCGAGCACCTGCTCGGTCGCTACGGCAGCGCCGTCGGCGAACTGCGCGACATCATCCGCGCGCAGCCGGAACTCGGTGCGCCGTTGGGCAATTCCCGCTACCTGCGGGCCGAGATCGTCTACGCGGTGACCCACGAGGGCGCGCTGCACCTCGACGACATCCTCACCCGCCGCACCCGGCTGTCGGTGGAGACCGGTGATCGCGGCGTGCTGGTCGCGGCCGAGGTCGCGCGCCTGGTCGCCCCGTATCTCGGCTGGGACGAGGAGCGGATCGAGCGTGAGATCGAGACCTACCGGGTGCGCGTCGAGGCCGAACTGCGCGCCAACGAGCAGCCCGACGACCGGACGGCCGACGTGGTGCGGCTCAGTGCGCCCGACTCGCGCGGGATCGCGGGCGCGCCGGAAGGCGACCGGGTCTCGGTGTAG